The genome window TTCAAAAGCGGAAGCCTGGATCCGAGCAACAGTTATACGCCTCTAAGAGCGGGGGTCGTGGAAACCTTGGTGCGGTTGGATGAGAAGCTGGTGATCAAACCGTGGCTTGCGAGCAAATGGGAGGCAATCAATGACCATACCTGGGCTTTTACCATTCGTGATGGGGTGACTTTTCAAGATGGGACCAAACTGGATGCAGGGGCAGTCAAAGCTTCCCTGGAACGGGCTGTGTCCGCAAGCAAACCACTTTCAGCAGCTTTGAAATTATCATCGATGGAGGCGAACGGCCAGGAGCTGAAAATAGTGACAACCGAGCCTCACCCGGCATTGCCGTCTGAATTGGTGAGTCCGTATGCGTCCATCATCAGTGTGGAAGCGGAAAAAAAGATGGGAACGAAAGTATTTAACGATGGGCCGGTCGGAACAGGACCGTTTCAGGTGAAACAATTTACCCCCAATATAGCCATCTCTTTGCAACGATACGAAGGGTACTGGAACGGGAAGGCGAAGGTGGAGGAAATTGATTTCAAGTTCAACGAGGATGGAAATGTGAGGGCGCTTGCTTTGCAATCAAAAGAAGCGGACATTGTCTACCAAGTTCCGGCGGAAACGGTCGAGGCGATCCGACAAGACAGTTCGCTTACTGTAGATTCGGTACCGAGCTTGCGGGTTCATTACTTGCTCTACAATCAGCAAAAGCCGCTCGTTCAAGACGTCAAAATCAGGAGAGCGTTTGATCTTTTGCTGGATAGGGAAAGCGTAGCCAAGGACATCATGCTCGGGCATGCAAAGCCCGCTAACGGGCCATTTCATACCAGCCTGCCATTCGGAAGCGAGGACGCGATTCAATCGCTGCATGCAATGGAAGCCAAGAAGCTGCTGGAAGAAGCCGGTTATCAAGCGGGAGCGGACGGCAAGCTGTCCAAAAACGGAACCCCGCTCGTGTTGCAGCTGCTTACCTACAAAGGCAGGCCGGAATTGCCACTAATCGCCCAAATCCTGCAGTCGGAGGCGGCGAAAATCGGGGTCGATATGGACGTCAAGATGGTAGAAAACATTGATACATACTTGCGTGAAAACAAGGATTGGGATCTGGTGACGTACAGTAACGTAAGTGCTCCACGTGGCGACGGGGGATTCTATCTTAATTCGGCATTTGTTTCGGGTGGTGCGTTAAATCCGAGCAATTTGAGCTCTGACAAAGTGAATGAAGTCATTGCGCGTTTAAACGCTACCTCACATGTAACGAAACGTGTCCAGCTTACAAAAGAGGCAGTGGTTGCTATCAATGATGAAGTACTGCAATCCTTTGTCGTGTATCCCAATAACATCGTCGGAAGAAATAAACGAGTAACGGACTGGAAGCCTGGCGCGGATGATTACTATATCGTAACCAACAGGATGGATGTGAAGTAGCTGTGTTTGCCTTGATCAAAGCACGCCTGCTGCAACTCATTTTGGTCCTGTTCTTGTTATCTTTGCTAACTTTTGCGTTGATGAAGCTGGCTCCTGGAGACCCTGTGCTGGCTATGCTCCAATTTGATGAAATGCATGTCACGCAGGCAGACGAAGAAATGCTTCACAAAGAGCTTGGCTTTGATCAGCCTATGCTGGTGCAGTATGGACGATGGGTATTCGGTATCCTGAGGCTCGACTTCGGAGAATCGTACATCAAAGGAAAGCCCGTCCTTGATGAGCTGATGGACCGATTGCCGCTTACGATTCTGCTCACCTTCGGAGGGCTGGTGGTTATGACGATGATTGCCCTGCCTCTAGGGCTGTTGGCTGCCAAATATCCAAATAAATGGCCAGATCATGCTGGACGTATCATTGCGTTGATCGGAGCTTCGATCCCCAGTTTTTGGATGGGGTTATTGCTAATCTATACGTTTGCATGGAAGCTTAGCTGGCTCCCTACGATGGGTAAAGGTGGCGTAGAGACGCTTATCCTGCCTTCTCTAACCCTCGGTTTTGCGATGGCTGCCGTCTATGCCCGAATGCTGCGAGCGGGTCTAATCGAGAGCCTTTCTCAGGAGTACATACGCGCGGCGAGGGCGAGAGGTATTGCGGAATGGCGGATATTCTTGCGCCATGCATTGAGGGCAGCTCTTCTGCCCGTCCTAACGGTTTTCGGTATGAGCATGGGGAGTCTGCTGGCAGGCTCCGTCGTAGTTGAGACTCTTTTTTCATGGCCGGGAGTTGGAAGCATGGTGGTCGAAGCCATCTTTCAAAGAGATTATCCAGTCGTTCAGGGATACATCCTGATGACAGGTGTTTTTGTGGTCATTGTGAATTTGCTGGTCGATATCGCTTATGGCTGGCTGGATCCGCGAATTCGTCTGGGAAGGAGCGAACGAGAATGAGCATCAGGAGAAAACAGGACTCGATGATGATGTACGGGCTCTGTTTGATGGGGCTCATTGTTCTGGTGACATTGATTGGACCGTACCTGGTTCAGAATGATCCGCATATTGCGCGGATGGATGAGCGGCTACTGCCCCCCAGCTGGAATTATCCGCTCGGGACAGATCATCTGGGGCGTTGTCTTTTTTCCAGACTGGTGGAGGGTGCCCAAATTACTCTCGGAATATCCATGCTCGTGATCGTAACTGTAGCGGTGATCGGTGTACCTCTAGGTTTGATTTCCGGGTATGTAGGCGGTCGGTTGGATGCCGTAATGATGAGACTGGTGGACGGGGTAGGAGCATTGCCAGAGTTCATCCTGGCCATTGCGATCGCTGGCTTTCTGGGGCCAACCCTGCTAAACATGATGCTGTCGATCTTGCTCGTCAAGTGGATCGGTTATGCCCGGGTCGTTAGGAGCATTGTCTTGTCTGAAAAGGAAAAGGAATACGTTCTGGCAGCACGTGTAGCAGGCAGCAGTACGTGGACGATTCTTTGGAGACATTTGCTGCCTCAGATCATGTCCCCTGTGATTGTGCTAGCAGCTTTGGATGTGGGAAAGATCATTTTGACCATTTCTTCTCTGTCCTATTTAGGGTTGGGAGCACAACCGCCAGCTCCGGAGTGGGGAGCCATGCTGAACGACGGCCGTCCTTATTTTCAAACGGTTCCTACCTTGATGCTTTATCCGGGTATCGCGATCATGGTAGTTGTCATTTCTTGTAACTTGATTGGAGAAGGCCTGCGAGATCGTTTGGACGTCCGAAATCGATTTTGAGCAGAAGAGGGGAGCTGCATGAAGCTAGACGTACTAGGAGAATCCGGATCACTGGATTCGGTCATAGAAGTTTGTGATCTGCATATGAAAGCGAGTAATGGGCACAGCTTTCAAACCATTCTCACAAGCGTTAGTTTTGCGATACAGCGAGGGGAGACGCTGGCCCTGGTTGGAGAAAGCGGGAGTGGAAAAAGTATGACAGCAAATGCGGTTTTAGGCCTGCTGCCGAGGTCTATTCACGTGAGCAAGGGCCGCATAATCTTTGAAGGGCACGACATCCTATCTGTGCCGGATAAAAAAAGGCGGGCCTTGCTCGGAAAAGAGATCGGCTTCGTCTTTCAAGACTATCAAAGCAGTTTTACCCCCTTCTTGAAAATAGGGGATCAACTGATAGAGACGTTGCGGACTCATCAAACCGTATCGAAAAATGAGTCGAAGAAGAGCGCGATGGAATGGCTCACGCAGGTTGGATTGCCCGCTGAACGTGTTTACGACAGCTATCCCTTTCAATTGAGCGGAGGGCAAATGCAGCGCACGGCGCTTGCTGCAGCAATGATGCTCCAGCCAAAACTTTTGATTGCGGATGAGGTAACCACGGCTCTTGATGTATGGAGCGGGGAGGTGGTGCTCGATTTGCTTGTCAAACTACAGCGCCAAACAGGCTGTGCTGTTCTCATGATTTCCCATGATTTGAGGCAGGTACTGAAGCGAGCGGATCGAGTTGCGGTGATGAAAGATGGCAAAATCCTTGAACAGCAAACCGCCCAGATGATCCAAAAACACCCGGAGCATCCGTATACTCAAATGCTGCTTGACGCGAAACCACCTTTGCCAGAAGTCCATTTTGCGAGTAACCAGCGAATCGAATCGGGCTACAGCCCATGCGAAAGTTTTGATCGGAGGAGGAGGAAAGGTGGAAAAGCTGGTATCTGTTGAGGGAGTATGCAAATCGTATGGAAAGCGGGCAAATGGTGTCAGCGCATTGCAAGATGTAACTTTTCATATACTCGCGGGAGAATGCGTGGGGGTCGTAGGGGAGAGCGGGAGCGGAAAAAGTACCTTGTCCCGCATTGTTCTCGGACTGGAAAAGCCCGATCAAGGAAAAGTCTTCTGTATGGGCACCTCTCTTTTTGAAAAGGAAGGGTGCGCTATGCGGGAGCTTCGGCAGCATATCCAAGTGGTATTCCAGGACCCGACCTCGTCTCTCAATCAGCGCATCCCCATATGGCGCTCAGTCTTGGAACCGCTGGATAATTTTCCTCTTGTGGTTCCTCCGATTTTGGCAGACGTGCGTCACTCGCGAAGAGAAACGGCGCAAAAGTTGTTGGAAATCGTAGGGCTGGAAGAGCAGCATTTGGATCGATACCCGCACGAACTGAGCGGAGGACAGAGGCAGCGTGTTGCGATTGCCCGCGGAATCAGCCTTGGCCCCAGACTGCTGATCTGTGATGAGCCTACCTCCAGCCTCGATGTCTATATGCAAGCGCAAATCCTGCGATTGTTACAAGAATTAAAGGAGAAGCTGGGGATGTCTTACCTATTCATCTCCCACGATTTGGCTGCAGTGCGCATGCTGAGCGACCGTATGATGATCATCCAGAATGGACGGATCGTCGACCAGTTTGAAAGCAGGGATCTGTATTCTCCTCAAAGACATCCATATACACAGCAACTCATTGCAGTGGTCAGTTAGAGGCATAAAAATGTGGGGCATTTCGCCAGAATTTGCTACAGAGTGACAAGGTAGACAACCCTCCTGTATAATGGTTAGGATCGAGAGTAGAGACCCTAAAGGGAGGATTTCGAACTTGAAACCCATGTCAGTGAAGCCTGATCGTCAGGCGGATCGACCAGCTGCGATGCGCCGCAGACGAGGCGGAGGATTTTTCCGCTTGATCATCGCGCTCTTTTTGCTGATGGTTGTGGCTGTAGGGGGAACAGCCTTGTACGCCTATCAGCAGTTGCAGCCGGTCGAAGGTGAACAAGCCGCCAAAAACGTAACGATCCCGTCAGGATCCTCCGTGCGAGAAATCGGACGATTGCTGGAGGAAGCGGGATTAATCCGAAATGCAGATCTGTTCAGCAACTATGTGAAGTATAAAGGGGTGGGCCCTGCCCTCAAAGCCGGGGAATACCAGTTTACAACCGGACAAACCATTGATGCTTTGCTGCAGAATATGACCGAAGGCAAAACGATTGTCAGCGCAAAGCGGTTTACCATACCAGAAGGCTGGAACATCGAGCAAATCGCCGACCATTTGGACAAAGAAGGCATCGTAACGAAGGCGGACTTTTTGAAGGAAGTGGATCAAGGAGCATTCCCGGAATATCCCTTTGTCGCTCAAATTCCTGCCAGCAAAGAACGGAAGCACCGCCTGGAAGGTTACTTGTTCCCGGAAACGTACGAGGTGAAAAAAGATGCGACAGCACATGAAGTCGTTTCACGGATGCTGGCCCAGTTCCAAAAGGAATGGCAGCCCCAGTGGACCAACGAGCTGAAGCAGCAAAAGCTGACGCTGGATCAGGCCGTCAATCTCGCATCGATCATCGAGCGAGAAGTGACAGTTGACAAGGAAAGGCCGATCGTAGCAGGCGTTTACTACAATCGGATCCGGGACAAATGGCCATTGCAAGCGGACGCCACCGTGCAGTTTGTCTTGGGCAAGCAGCGTGACCGCTTGACTTATGAGGATCTGAAAGTGAATAGTCCGTACAATACGTACACGAATCCGGGACTGCCGCCAGGGCCCATTGCCAATCCGGGACGGGCATCTCTCGAGGCCGTCGTGAAGCCAGCCAAGCACGACTACTTTTTCTATGTCACGAAAAAAGACGGAACTTCGGAGCATTACTTCTCTCGTACACTGGAGGAGCACAACGCGAATAATGCAAAAAGCAGAGGAAACTAACCAGGTTTCCTCTGTTTTTATGAACGGATCTCTCAGCCGAGTTTTTGCGAAAAAGGAAGAAATCGTCGTATGGATAGCGGCATCTTAAAGAAGTTTTTCTTTTAGAGGTATGCTATAATAATTCGGTTGCAAGATAGAGGAGTGAAAAGATGATTACCAATCCGGCCATAGATGACTACGTGTCGGGACTGGTTCCCGAGCGTTCTAAGCTGCTTGCACGCCTGGAGCAGGAAGCGGCAGTTGAAAACATTCCGATCGTTCAGCTTCCCTCCGCACAAGTCATGCGAATGCTGCTTTTGCTGCATCAGCCAAAATCCATTCTCGAAGTAGGAACTGCGATTGGCTATTCTACCATCTGGCTGGCTGAGGCTGCGCCAGAAGCGCGTATCGTCACCATGGACATCGATGAGGAACGATTGGGACGAGCGCGGACCAATATCGCAGAAGCAGGCGTTTCCGAACGCGTGGAGATCCTGCTGCGAGATGCCACATTAGGGCTGCCAGATACGTATCAATTTGACTGCTTGTTTATTGATGCGGCCAAAGGCCAATATCGGGCTTTCCTCGATCTGTATCTTCCTTTGCTGCGTGACGGAGGATTGGTGATTAGCGATAATGTGTTGTTCCGGGGATTGGTCGCGACACCGGACGAAGCTAGCAAGCGCCAACGACCGATGATTGAAAAGCTGCACGCCTACAATACGCTTTTGATGGAACATCCGCAGCTGGAGACGACCATGATTCCGGTAGGAGACGGACTTGCAGTCAGCCTGAAAAAGAAGAAGCAAGACACAATATGATCACAATCCGAGGTAGAGATTGCCTGGATGCCAAATAGGGAAGGGGATATGAGGCATGCGCAACCCCGTGTTGATTGGGGTAGCTGGAGGCAGTGGATCTGGCAAGACAACCGTCGCCAGAGAATTGTTTCGCCAGTTTCAAAATGATAGTGTAACGATGATCGAGCAGGACTCCTACTACAAGAATCAAGACCACCTGGAAATGGAAGAACGGTACTTGACCAACTACGATCATCCCTTGGCTTTTGACAATGACCTGATGCTTTCCCACCTGCAGGATTTGCTGCAAGGCAAGGCCATTGAAAAGCCCATTTACGATTTCAAAGAACATACGAGAAAAAAAGAAACCATTCGGATCGACCCAAAGGATGTCATTATCCTGGAAGGGATGCTGATTTTGGAGGATGAACGGATTCGGGATCTGATGGATATCAAAGTGTTTGTGGATACGGATGCAGATGTTCGGATTGTGCGCCGAATCGCCCGCGATATTGAAGAACGGGGGCGTTCGCTGGATTCTGTGGTCAATCAGTACTTAAATGTCGTGCGGCCGATGCACCTGCAATTTATCGAGCCGACGAAACGATATGCCGACGTGATCATTCCAGAAGGCGGATACAACCTCGTCGCGCTTGATCTGCTGTCTACCAAAATCAGCAACATCCTGCGCCATAGGCAGCAGCTGGCCAATAAGTAAGTCTCCGTGCACGCCGCATATGTCGGCGTGTTTTTTCATGCGCTCGTTTCCCTCCCTTTGAAACGGGCAATACTGGATAAAAAAGCCAGGGAGGGAAATTCGATGCAACTGGAACGGCGGTTGAAACGGCGGCACTTTCTGGTCTTGCTCGGAATGACGCTGATCTGGATCGGATTGATCGCGCGGCTGTGGTGGATCCAGCTGGGAGCCCCTCATCGCTTTACCAAACGCGGAATTGACTTGGTCAAGAATTCTGTCAAGCAACGACAGCAGAGTATCGTGCTCCACAGCGGGCGTGGGGATATACGTGATCACAACGGGTACGCCTTTACAGGTGAAGAGCATCGGGCGCTGATTCTCTTTCCATTGGCGCGAGGAAGTCTGGAGGGGACCGATGGATTGACCAAAGTGGCGCAGGTCGTTTCCCAACCGACAGAACGCTTGACAGACATCATGGAAAAAGCAAAGGCCCCTTTGTTTTTGAGGGATGAAAATGGCCGTCTCGTCGCGCTCTCCGAGAGCCAGGCAGAACAAATCAATGCCCTATCGATCCCCGGGATTGTTGCGTTAGCCATGACAGAGAGGTACCGGCAGGAAGAGGTTGCCAAACATGTCATCGGCTTTATCAATCAGAATCCGGCATTGGTGGAGTCACTGTATCCGGATGAGTGGAAGACGGGAAAGATGAATGCGGACAGCATGATCGGAGCCTCAGGTCTGGAACGCAGCTTTGATCGTTTCTTGCAGGGCGTGGAACCATCTATCCTGTCCTACTACGTAGATGGGCAAGGAAAGCCGCTGCGTGGGCTGGACATTCGTTACTCGAAACAGAATAACGAGTACTATCCACTCTCCCTCACGACTACACTCGATGTAAGCATCCAGCGCAGAATGGAGCGTATCGCCGATGAGGTAGGGCTGACAAAAGGGAGCATGGTGGTATTGGATGCCCAAACTGGCGATATTCGCGCGATTGTGAGTCGACCCAAGTACGATCAGACCAAAGTGGACGGGAAGACAGACGACTGGAAAAATCGAGCCGTGAAGCAGCTGCCGCCTGGTTCCATCTTTAAAACCGTGGTAGCTGCCGCAGCTTTGGCGGAAGGGATCGTCTCCCCTACGGAACGCTTTACGTGTACGGGCGATTATGGAAAGTACCATTTTTCTTGCTGGAAAAAAGATGGCCACGGCAGTGTGACCATGGAGGAAGCGTATGCTCAATCTTGCAATATCGCTTTTGCACAGATTGCCAATCGAGTAGGCGGGGAAAAGCTGGAGGAATATGCACGGAGATTGGGCTTGTCTGAGCTGGCTGGGCATGTCACCTCTCACCTGTTTAAGCTGGATGGCTTCAAGCAGGTGGATGGGGAGGAGCGTGGAGCCATCTTCGCAAAAAGTGTATCCCGAAAGGACGAAGGCGTCCTGATCCAGACAGCAATCGGTCAGCGGGATGTACGGATGACCCCCCTGCAAGCGGCAAATATGGTCGTAGCCATCTTGCGAGGAGGCCAGCCGACACAGGTCCGTCTCGTCAAAGAAATTAGTTACCGCAACGGCCAAGCCTTTCATCAGTTTCCCCTGCAGACTCTTCCTGTTCAAGGAATTGATTACGTCACGGCGAGCAAGCTGCGTAAGATGATGCGGAAGGTGGTCACAGATGGTACGGGGCAAGCGGTGAGCGGCGCTTCCTGGGAGGCTGCCGGAAAGACCGGGACCGCACAGACAGGGGACGACAGCCAATCGCTGAACCACCTTTGGTTTATCGGCTATGCGCCGTATGATCAACCACAATATGCAATCTGCGTCGTTGCAGAAAATCAGCCGAGCTGGGGCAGAAATCAGGCTACGGAGCTGTTTCGCCGCGTGGTTGATGAACTTGCCGATCAAACAGTTCAATCTTCCCGACCTCACGCAGGGAATTCCCCAGAATGAAGCCTCTTGCCTGCACTTGGTTTTGCCTTCCCAAGCCGACAATCAGCATGAGCGGCGAGGAAGATGCATATATGGACTGCGTAGCTTTTTCCAGGATGGTCTTCTTGTCGCCTTTACTGGGAGAAAGCCGCTTGATCGTATGACTATGCCAATCTCCAAGGTATTGCCATTGGCGGGTTTTGCTTAATTTACGAACGAGCTTGTTCAGATGGCCGTCGTCAAAATAGACAGACTTAGGCAGTTGTATAGCTTTGGGGCCAGGCTCGCTCGCATAGGTTACGACCCATCGATTATTATCCATGGGATAGCCCATCATCACCCCTCCGGTTTCGACCGAGGGGTCTTTTCTTACAGCTGTCTCGATCTGCTTCCAAGCTTTCGGAGTGATGTACAGAATCGTCATATGACGGATGTCCCTCCTTGAATCACCTATCACTACGCCTTTTAGCATATGTAATGAGTCCGCAGAACGTCCCCCATGGGAATAAAGTTTGGAATTTTCTCAAAAAATAGATTGTCACTGGCATCCTTCCTTTCTATAATTTAGAAAAAGAGTGTGAAAGGTTGATCCTATGTCTTTGGCCCCAGTAGACAATTCGCTAGTAGGAAAAACAATAGCCGTAGATCTCTATACGGAAAATGGGATCCTGCTTCTGCCTCAAGAAACGATTCTTACATCTGCTCATGTTCAGCTCCTGCAAAAACAGCGCATCAGAGAAGTGGAAGTGCGCCAGGTCCTCTCGGAGGGGACTGGGGAGCACATCACAAGCCAACTCTTGGAACTGGACGCGGATGAAGAGACGATTGCGGCCTACGTTCAAGCGCTGGACAAGACCCGCTCCGTATTTGATCAGGTCAGCCAAAGTGGGGCTTCACACTTGGAAAAGTTTTCGGAAATTTTTAGCGAAGTAGCGGAGCAATCCATGAAGCAGCTGGGATTGTTTCGTTCCCTATATGTGCTGGAAGGGGCAGACAGCTACACCTATCGCCACTCGCTGAACGTCGGCATTCTCTGTTCCCTGATCGCTCGCCTGATGAAATGGAGTGAAGATCGGATCGCCTTTATGGGGACGGCAGGGTTTCTCCATGATTTGGGGAAAATGCGCGTACCCAAGGAAATATTGCTCAAGCCAGGCAAGCTGACAGATGAAGAATTTGCGGAAATGCAGAAGCATACGGTCTACGGCTATCAAATGATCATGGAGATGGAGGGCGGCTCGGAGCTGCTCGCTCAATGTGCCCTGATGCATCACGAGAGGCTGGACGGAACGGGGTACCCGCAGAAACGGATCGGCAATGAGATCCCTGTCGAATGTCAGGTGCTGGCAGTCGCTGATATGTTTGATGCAATCTGCTCAGACCGCGTATACAAGGAGAGGACGTCCCCCTTTGAGGCGGCCCAGCTCCTGTGGAAGGAAGCGTGCGGCGGCAAGCTGAACATTGAGATCGTCTCCCAGTTTGTGAGGTATATTGCGCTGCTGTATGTGGGGGCACGTGCTCGCTTAAGCAACGGGGAAGAAGTGGAAGTCATTTTGATTCATCCGGA of Brevibacillus choshinensis contains these proteins:
- the nikB gene encoding nickel ABC transporter permease, encoding MFALIKARLLQLILVLFLLSLLTFALMKLAPGDPVLAMLQFDEMHVTQADEEMLHKELGFDQPMLVQYGRWVFGILRLDFGESYIKGKPVLDELMDRLPLTILLTFGGLVVMTMIALPLGLLAAKYPNKWPDHAGRIIALIGASIPSFWMGLLLIYTFAWKLSWLPTMGKGGVETLILPSLTLGFAMAAVYARMLRAGLIESLSQEYIRAARARGIAEWRIFLRHALRAALLPVLTVFGMSMGSLLAGSVVVETLFSWPGVGSMVVEAIFQRDYPVVQGYILMTGVFVVIVNLLVDIAYGWLDPRIRLGRSERE
- the nikA gene encoding nickel ABC transporter substrate-binding protein — encoded protein: MSLFTLLFAVSFALAGCSQSQEGGGTNGLVREQKSEASGEGDRKKVTIMMNFKSGSLDPSNSYTPLRAGVVETLVRLDEKLVIKPWLASKWEAINDHTWAFTIRDGVTFQDGTKLDAGAVKASLERAVSASKPLSAALKLSSMEANGQELKIVTTEPHPALPSELVSPYASIISVEAEKKMGTKVFNDGPVGTGPFQVKQFTPNIAISLQRYEGYWNGKAKVEEIDFKFNEDGNVRALALQSKEADIVYQVPAETVEAIRQDSSLTVDSVPSLRVHYLLYNQQKPLVQDVKIRRAFDLLLDRESVAKDIMLGHAKPANGPFHTSLPFGSEDAIQSLHAMEAKKLLEEAGYQAGADGKLSKNGTPLVLQLLTYKGRPELPLIAQILQSEAAKIGVDMDVKMVENIDTYLRENKDWDLVTYSNVSAPRGDGGFYLNSAFVSGGALNPSNLSSDKVNEVIARLNATSHVTKRVQLTKEAVVAINDEVLQSFVVYPNNIVGRNKRVTDWKPGADDYYIVTNRMDVK
- a CDS encoding Mov34/MPN/PAD-1 family protein, whose amino-acid sequence is MTILYITPKAWKQIETAVRKDPSVETGGVMMGYPMDNNRWVVTYASEPGPKAIQLPKSVYFDDGHLNKLVRKLSKTRQWQYLGDWHSHTIKRLSPSKGDKKTILEKATQSIYASSSPLMLIVGLGRQNQVQARGFILGNSLREVGKIELFDRQVHQPRGETAP
- a CDS encoding ATP-binding cassette domain-containing protein — encoded protein: MKLDVLGESGSLDSVIEVCDLHMKASNGHSFQTILTSVSFAIQRGETLALVGESGSGKSMTANAVLGLLPRSIHVSKGRIIFEGHDILSVPDKKRRALLGKEIGFVFQDYQSSFTPFLKIGDQLIETLRTHQTVSKNESKKSAMEWLTQVGLPAERVYDSYPFQLSGGQMQRTALAAAMMLQPKLLIADEVTTALDVWSGEVVLDLLVKLQRQTGCAVLMISHDLRQVLKRADRVAVMKDGKILEQQTAQMIQKHPEHPYTQMLLDAKPPLPEVHFASNQRIESGYSPCESFDRRRRKGGKAGIC
- the nikC gene encoding nickel transporter permease encodes the protein MSIRRKQDSMMMYGLCLMGLIVLVTLIGPYLVQNDPHIARMDERLLPPSWNYPLGTDHLGRCLFSRLVEGAQITLGISMLVIVTVAVIGVPLGLISGYVGGRLDAVMMRLVDGVGALPEFILAIAIAGFLGPTLLNMMLSILLVKWIGYARVVRSIVLSEKEKEYVLAARVAGSSTWTILWRHLLPQIMSPVIVLAALDVGKIILTISSLSYLGLGAQPPAPEWGAMLNDGRPYFQTVPTLMLYPGIAIMVVVISCNLIGEGLRDRLDVRNRF
- a CDS encoding HD-GYP domain-containing protein → MSLAPVDNSLVGKTIAVDLYTENGILLLPQETILTSAHVQLLQKQRIREVEVRQVLSEGTGEHITSQLLELDADEETIAAYVQALDKTRSVFDQVSQSGASHLEKFSEIFSEVAEQSMKQLGLFRSLYVLEGADSYTYRHSLNVGILCSLIARLMKWSEDRIAFMGTAGFLHDLGKMRVPKEILLKPGKLTDEEFAEMQKHTVYGYQMIMEMEGGSELLAQCALMHHERLDGTGYPQKRIGNEIPVECQVLAVADMFDAICSDRVYKERTSPFEAAQLLWKEACGGKLNIEIVSQFVRYIALLYVGARARLSNGEEVEVILIHPDEPMRPLVRRSSEFLDLRYERQLTIEKMIG
- the udk gene encoding uridine kinase, with protein sequence MRNPVLIGVAGGSGSGKTTVARELFRQFQNDSVTMIEQDSYYKNQDHLEMEERYLTNYDHPLAFDNDLMLSHLQDLLQGKAIEKPIYDFKEHTRKKETIRIDPKDVIILEGMLILEDERIRDLMDIKVFVDTDADVRIVRRIARDIEERGRSLDSVVNQYLNVVRPMHLQFIEPTKRYADVIIPEGGYNLVALDLLSTKISNILRHRQQLANK
- a CDS encoding O-methyltransferase produces the protein MITNPAIDDYVSGLVPERSKLLARLEQEAAVENIPIVQLPSAQVMRMLLLLHQPKSILEVGTAIGYSTIWLAEAAPEARIVTMDIDEERLGRARTNIAEAGVSERVEILLRDATLGLPDTYQFDCLFIDAAKGQYRAFLDLYLPLLRDGGLVISDNVLFRGLVATPDEASKRQRPMIEKLHAYNTLLMEHPQLETTMIPVGDGLAVSLKKKKQDTI
- the mltG gene encoding endolytic transglycosylase MltG translates to MKPMSVKPDRQADRPAAMRRRRGGGFFRLIIALFLLMVVAVGGTALYAYQQLQPVEGEQAAKNVTIPSGSSVREIGRLLEEAGLIRNADLFSNYVKYKGVGPALKAGEYQFTTGQTIDALLQNMTEGKTIVSAKRFTIPEGWNIEQIADHLDKEGIVTKADFLKEVDQGAFPEYPFVAQIPASKERKHRLEGYLFPETYEVKKDATAHEVVSRMLAQFQKEWQPQWTNELKQQKLTLDQAVNLASIIEREVTVDKERPIVAGVYYNRIRDKWPLQADATVQFVLGKQRDRLTYEDLKVNSPYNTYTNPGLPPGPIANPGRASLEAVVKPAKHDYFFYVTKKDGTSEHYFSRTLEEHNANNAKSRGN
- a CDS encoding ABC transporter ATP-binding protein translates to MEKLVSVEGVCKSYGKRANGVSALQDVTFHILAGECVGVVGESGSGKSTLSRIVLGLEKPDQGKVFCMGTSLFEKEGCAMRELRQHIQVVFQDPTSSLNQRIPIWRSVLEPLDNFPLVVPPILADVRHSRRETAQKLLEIVGLEEQHLDRYPHELSGGQRQRVAIARGISLGPRLLICDEPTSSLDVYMQAQILRLLQELKEKLGMSYLFISHDLAAVRMLSDRMMIIQNGRIVDQFESRDLYSPQRHPYTQQLIAVVS
- a CDS encoding peptidoglycan D,D-transpeptidase FtsI family protein, which gives rise to MQLERRLKRRHFLVLLGMTLIWIGLIARLWWIQLGAPHRFTKRGIDLVKNSVKQRQQSIVLHSGRGDIRDHNGYAFTGEEHRALILFPLARGSLEGTDGLTKVAQVVSQPTERLTDIMEKAKAPLFLRDENGRLVALSESQAEQINALSIPGIVALAMTERYRQEEVAKHVIGFINQNPALVESLYPDEWKTGKMNADSMIGASGLERSFDRFLQGVEPSILSYYVDGQGKPLRGLDIRYSKQNNEYYPLSLTTTLDVSIQRRMERIADEVGLTKGSMVVLDAQTGDIRAIVSRPKYDQTKVDGKTDDWKNRAVKQLPPGSIFKTVVAAAALAEGIVSPTERFTCTGDYGKYHFSCWKKDGHGSVTMEEAYAQSCNIAFAQIANRVGGEKLEEYARRLGLSELAGHVTSHLFKLDGFKQVDGEERGAIFAKSVSRKDEGVLIQTAIGQRDVRMTPLQAANMVVAILRGGQPTQVRLVKEISYRNGQAFHQFPLQTLPVQGIDYVTASKLRKMMRKVVTDGTGQAVSGASWEAAGKTGTAQTGDDSQSLNHLWFIGYAPYDQPQYAICVVAENQPSWGRNQATELFRRVVDELADQTVQSSRPHAGNSPE